The segment CGGCTCGGCCAGGCACAGCACGCGGCGGGCCTCGGCGATGTGGGTGGTGAGCCGGTCCAGCTCTTCGTCGACGTCGGCGCGGGTGATCTGCAGCACCAGCTCCTGCTCCAGACGCCCCGGGTCGGCCGGTTGCTTGAGGTCGGCCAGCCGCGACTCCAGGCGGGCGCGCAGCGCGGCACGGATCTCCGGCATCCAGCCGCGCACGTCGGCGACCACCCGCTCGATCGCGTCCAGCCGCTCGCGCAGCATGTCGGCGGTCTTGGCGCCCTCGCGCTCGCGGGTCGCCGCCAGGGCATCCAGCGCGCGGTCCAATACGGCGAACAGCGCCGTCTGCAACGCATCGTTGTCCACGTCGGCGCGGTCGAGCAGTCCCGGGAACCGCAGCAGCTCGGTGAACTCCACCTGCATCGTCGGGAACCGTGGCTGCAGCTCGCGGGCCAGCTCGGTCAGGCGGGCCAGCATGCCTTCGTTGAGCTGCAGCGCATCGTTGCGACCCTCGCCGCGCAGACGCACGGTGAGATCGAGCTTGCCGCGCGACAGCCGGGCCGCGACCCGCTCGCGCAGCAACGGCTCGAAGCCGCGCAGCTCATCCGGCAGGCGGGGGCTGATTTCCAGGTAGCGGTGGTTGACCGTGCGCAGCTCGCAACTCAGCGCTCCGGTGGGGCCTGCCAGCTCGGCCGAGGCGTAGGCAGTCATGCTGCGGATCATGGAAACCCTTGCGGCGGTGCCGATAAAGACCGCAATGGTAAACTTTCCCGTCCCGCCCTGCCCAACCAGGCTCCCCGACCCATGCAAACCGTCAGCCGCCCCAGCGGACGCGCCAGCGACCAGCTGCGCCCGATCGCCATCGAACGCCGTTTCACCCGCCACGCCGAAGGCTCGGTGCTGGTCAGCTTCGGCGACACCCGCGTGCTGTGCACCGCCAGCATCGAGGACCGCGTGCCGCCGTGGCTGCGCGGCAAGGGCGAGGGCTGGATCACCGCCGAGTACGGCATGCTGCCTCGCGCCACCCACACCCGCATGCAGCGCGAGGCGGCCAAAGGCGGCCAGGGCGGCCGCACCATGGAGATCCAGCGACTGATCGGGCGCAGCCTGCGCGCCTGCGTGAACCGCCAGGCCCTGGGCGAGCGCGTGATCACCCTGGACTGCGACGTGATCCAGGCCGACGGCGGCACCCGCACCGCGGCGATCACCGGCGGCTACGTGGCCCTGGTCGATGCGGTGAACCACCTGATGAAGCGCGAGAACCTCAAGCGCAACCCGATCATCGGCGCGATCGCGGCCGTGTCGGTGGGCATCTACAAGGGCCAGCCGGTGCTCGACCTCGACTACGCCGAGGACTCGGACTGCGATACCGACATGAACGTGGTGATGAACGACGGCGGCGGCTTCATCGAGGTGCAGGGCACGGCCGAGGGGCACGCGTTCCGCCGCGACGAGATGGACGCCCTGCTGGCGCTGGCCGAGAAGGGCGTGGACGAACTGGTCGCCGCCCAGCGCGCCGCGCTGGCCGAGGGCTGAGCGATGGGCCGCATCGTCCTGGCCAGCGGCAACCGCGGCAAGCTGGCCGAGTTCGGCCACCTGCTCGCCGACGCCGACTTCGAGGTGATCGCGCAGGGCGAGCTGGGCGTGGAGGACGTCGAGGAAACCGGCCTCACCTTCGTCGAGAACGCCCTGCTCAAGGCCCGCCACGCCGCCCGCGTCACCGGCCTGCCGGCGCTGGCCGACGACTCCGGCCTGTGCGTGGATGTACTCGATGGCGCGCCCGGCCTGTACTCGGCGCGCTATGCCGGCGGCCACGGCGACAGCGCGGCGAACAACGCCAGGCTGCTGCGCACACTGGACGGCCGCCCCGATGCCGAGCGCCGCGCCTTCTTCATCTGCGTGCTGGTGCTGCTGCGCCATGCCGAGGATCCGGCACCGCTGGTCGCCGAAGGACGCTGGCACGGCCGCGTGCTGCATGCGCCGCGCGGCGAGGGCGGCTTCGGCTACGACCCCCTGTTCCTGCCCGACGGCCACGAGCTGGCCGCGGCCGAGCTGGACAAGGCGCTGAAGAACCGCATCAGCCACCGCGGTCAGGCGCTGGCACAACTGCATGCGCGGCTGGCCGACCTCGCCGCCTGACATGGCGCTGACCGCTCCACCGCTGTCGCTGTACGTGCACATGCCGTGGTGCGTGAAGAAGTGCCCGTACTGCGACTTCAATTCGCACGGTCTGCGCGATGCCCCGCCGCCCTACGCCGACTACATCGACGTGCTGCTGGCCGACCTCGACGCCGACCTGGCCGACTTCGGCGCCGCGCTGCACGGCCGGCCGGTGGTCAGCGTGTTCTTCGGCGGCGGCACGCCCAGCCTGTTCGCACCGGGACTGGTCGCCCGCTTCCTCGATGGCGCGCGGGAACGCTTGCCGTTCGTCGGGAACGCCGAGGTCACTCTGGAGACCAACCCGGGCACGGTCGAGCACGGCCGCTTCGACGGCTACCTCGCCGCCGGCGTGAACCGGTTGTCCTTCGGCATCCAGAGCTTCGACGACGACAAGCTGAAGCGGCTCGGTCGCATCCATTCCGCCGCCGAGGCCGAGGCGGCGGTGAAATCCGCCCAGGACGCCGGCTACGCCAACATCAACCTCGACCTGATGTACGCCCTGCCGCAGCAGACACTGGATGGCGCGCTGGCCGACGTGGCGCGCGCCGTCGCGCTCGCACCGACGCACATCTCGCATTACCAGCTCACGCTGGAGCCGAACACCGCGTTCGCCGCCAACCCGCCGCCACTGCCGGACGACGATCACGCCTGGGCGATGCAGGAAGCCTGCGAGGCCGCACTCGCCGACGCCGGCTACCGCCAGTACGAGATCTCCGCCTATGCGCGGCCCGACCGGCGCTGCACGCACAACCTCAACTACTGGCGCTTCGGCGACTACCTGGGCATCGGCGCCGGCGCGCACGGCAAGATCACCGACGCGGCCGCCGGACAGGTCCGCCGGCGCTGGAAGCAGCGGCTGCCGCGTACCTATCTCGAGGCGGCCGGGGGCCCGGCCCGCATCGGCGGCGACCAGGCCGTCGACGGCGACGAACTGCCGTTCGAATACATGCTCAACGCGCTGCGCCTGATCGATGGCGTGCCGATGGACGAATTCACCGCCTTCACCGGCCTGCCGCCCGAGCGCATTGCCGTCCCCCTCGCCGACGCCCGCAGGCGCGGCTGGCTGATCGACGATCCGGCCCGGCTCGCCACCACGCCGCTGGGTCAGCGCTTCCTCAACGACGCCATCGGCGCCTTCCTGTCCTGACCGACTGTCAGGACTGTGCCGCCCGTCACGCCGGCACTTCGCGCAACTTGCTCAAGTTCCACTTCAAGGATCCGTCACAGGACGGCACCGACGACGCACTCCGGCAGGAAGCCTCCTTTCACCCACGCAAGGCGCTCTTCCACGCATGAACGGACCCGCTCCCACCCATGGCCGTCTCTCCGGCACGCAAGGCACCCGGTTGTTCACCGCCGAGGAGCTGCGCGAGTACGCGGTCGCCTTCTCGCCGCCGGTGGAGGAGCGCGCCAGCGTGGCCCAGCCGGTGCTGGCCGGCCGCGGACCGGGCTTCGACAAGCTGCGCTTCCCGCTGCGCACCGGCAAGCAGACCATCGGCCGGCGAAGCGACAACGACATCGTGCTGGACGACCCCAGCGTCTCGGCCTCGCACGCCTGGCTGATCAACCAGCAGGGCCACTACGTGATCATGAATACGCTGTCGACCAACGGCGTGTTCGTCAACGGCCGCCGCGTGCACGAGGCGATCCTGCGCCATGGCGACCGCATCCGTCTCGGCCAGGCGGAATTCGTGTTCCTGACCCGCGAGCGCGGGGTCGGCCGGTTCGGCCGCGTAGCCTGGATCGCCGGCGCGGGTGTACTTCTTGCCGGCATCGGCGCCCTGGCCTGGTGGCTGCACTGATGCTCTCGGCCGTCCGCGATCCGCAGCGGCCGAAGATGCTGGGCCGCTACCGCATTGAGGGCCTGCTCGGCACCGGCGCCATGGCGGTGGTCTACGCCGGCTACGATCCGCAGATCGAACGCGAAGTGGCCATCAAGTGCCTGCATGCGGGCGTGGCGGCGGACGAGGGCTACCGGCGCCGCTTCCTGGTCGAGGCACGCGCTGCCGGCCACCTGAGCCATCCGCACATCGTCACCCTGTTCGATGCCGGCCAGACCGACGACGGCCGCCCCTACATCGCGATGGAGCGGCTGTCCGGCGACACCCTGGCCAGCCGTGCCGCGAAGGACGGCCTGCCACCGTTGCCGACCGTGATCGAACTGGCGATCCAGATGGCCTCGGCGCTGGACTACGCCCACGCCCACGGCGTGGTGCACCACGACATCAAGCCGGAAAACATCATGCTGGCCGACGGCTGGCGCCACGCCAAGATCGCCGACTTCGGCATCGCCGAGCGGCGCGGCGCGCAGCGCAACAGCGGCGGCCCGCGCACCGAGGTCGGCGGCACCCCGGCCTACATGGCGCCGGAGCACCTGCGCGGCGAGCGGACCGACGCCCGCAGCGACCTGTACTCGCTCGGCGTGGTGCTCTACTGGCTGCTGGCCGGGCGCCTGCCCTGGAGCGAAACCGAGGACGTGCTGCGCCTGATCGAGGAGCGCCAGCAATCCCCGCTGCCGCCGCTCGAGCCGATGGACGTGGCGGCGCCGTCGATCCTGATCGACATCGTGCACACCCTGCTGGCGCCGGACGCGGCCACCCGCTATCAGCGCGGCAGCGAGGTGGTGGCGGACCTGCAACTGGCCAAGCGCGAGTACGAGCGTCTGCACGAGCAGCCACTGGTGGGGCGCATCGTGTCGCTGCGACTGCGCTGGTCCGCCCTGCTCGGTGTCACGCTCAGCCTGGTGCTGCTGGTCGGCATGATCGCGATCTACGCCATGCAGGGCCGCGCGGTGAGCGGGCTGGCGCTGGATTTCGGCAGCTCGCTCGGTCGCATGGTCGCCAGCGAGTCGGCCGAAGACCTGCTGCTGGGTGACCATGCCGCCACCCGGGCGCTGGTCGAGGACATGGCCCGCAACCACCAGATCCGCTACCTGGCCATCGCCGACCGCGACGGCCAGGTGGTGGCCAGCACGCAGCCGCGGGAGGTGGGGCTCGGCCTGCCAGCGCTTCCCGCGACGCCGCTGGCACGCCGCGGCGACATCGACAGCTACCGCGAAGACCGCGGAGGCGGCGACGGCCTGCTGCTGTTCAACGCGCCGATCCAGTACCAGGCGGCCAACGTCGGCACCCTGCGGCTGGGGATCAGCCGCACGCCGCTGCGTGCCGCCCAGAGGACCACCCTTGGGGTGATCGTGACCGTCCTGGGGGTCACCCTGGTCGCGGTGCTGTTCGCCGCCTATGTCCTGTTCCGTCGCCTGCTCGGTCCGCTCGCGCTGATCGGCGACGCCATGCTGCGCGTGGCGCGTGGCGACCTTCGCTATCGCATCCGGCTGGTGCGACAGGACGAGCTGGGACGTCTGTTCGCCGCCTTCAACCTGATGGCCGGTGCGCTGCAGTCCCGCCAGCGGCGCCCCCTGGCCACGCGCACGCAGCGATCGCCTGGAGCGGTGGCCTCGCTGGAAGGCAGTCATCGGCCACCGACCACCCGCACCCGCCCGTCCCCGGGCGAGTAATCCCGTTCAGAGCTGCTTGAGTCGGCGCTGCAACTCCAGCGCCCGCGCGCGGTAGGCGATGGCCGGCTCGTAGCCCGGCTCGATCGCCAGCACGCGGTCCCACAGGGCGATCGCCGGCGTCAGCTTCTGGTCGCGATACAGCACGATGGCCCGCTCGTGGCAGGTGGACACCAGCTGCTGGCGCAGCGCGCCGGCGGCTCCCCGATCCGAGGCCAGACCCGGGTCCTCCTTCAGGGCATCGTCCAGCTTCGCCATCGCCTGGGTCTCCCGACCGGCACGCAGCAGCGAAAGGCTCTCGCGCTGCAACGCCTGTGAGCGAGCGGCAGTCGAACCGGACGACACCTCGGCCGCGGCCGGAGTGGGCGATCGCGCCTCGCCCCGGCGGCTCTTCGGCAACTTCACCTTCTGCCCCACCCACAGGCGGGACGGATCGTCCGATCCGTTGTAGCGGGCCAGGATCAGGAACTGGCGGCCGTCGCCGAGATAGCGCTTGGCCAGGGTGCTGAACGACTCTCCCGCCTGCACCTCGTGGACCTGCGCCGGCGGACCGAGCCGTTCGCGCGGATCGTCGGTGAGCTGGTGCAGCAGATCCTCGGCGGCGCGGTCGCCGGGATGAGCCTCGAGGTAACGGCGAAGATAGCGCTCGCCCTCCTCGTAGTGCCCGCGCTGCAGCTGGCGGTTGACGATCCAGGCCAGCGGATGCAACTCGACCGGCGGCGGCGCGGGGGCCGCGACCGGGGCCGGAGGCGGTGCAGGCGGTGCCGGCGCGACTTTCGGCGGCGGATGCAACAGGCCCTGCAGCTGGGCACAGCCGCCGAGGGTCAGCAGCAGGGGCAGCCAGATCAGGCGCCGGGCCGGACCAGGCACATGCCGGGTGGAAGAATCAACGTGGCTCAGAGTCATGCAACGAAACCTGTCGACCGGAAAGTGGGGCACGGGTATGCCCGGGAACGGCGAACCTGCCAAGGATCCTGGACCATGCGCGCCGCATCGACGCCAGCACGTGAAAAGCGGCTGGCTCCGCGCGGACGAGGATGAGGGCGGCATTGTCGCCTTCCCCCCGTCCCCGGCGCAGCACCAGCGAGAGCGCCTCGCGCACGGCGAGCGAGGGGTCGGCATAATCGGCGAACGCGGCCAGCTCCGCCCCGGACAGGTGCGCCCAAACGCCATCGCTGCACAGGGCGAAGCGCTGGTCGCGCCGCCGCGGCGCGTAGCCATGCTCGACCTCCGGCCGGCGTGCACCACCCAGCCCCCGCAACAACTGATGCTGGTCCGGCGCGCTGCCGGCCTGGTCTGCGGCCAGTTCGCCGCGCCGGACGCGCTCCTGCACCAGACTGTGGTCCTCCGTGCAGCCCGCGACGCGGTGGTGCTCGATACGGTAGAGCCGGCTGTCGCCGACATGCGCCCAGAAGGCGTGTCGCCCCTTGAGAAGCAGTGCCACGATGGTCGCGCGGGGGGAGGCATCGGCCAGCGCCGCCCCACGCCGCAGCAATTCGAGATGCGCCTCCTGGCAGAACTGCTCGAGAAACACCGCGCCGGGCAGGTTGCGCCAGTCACCCCGCGTCCAGAGCGACTTCGCGGCGGCGATCACCCCCGCCGAAGCCAGTTCGCCGGCGCCCTCCCCACCCATGCCGTCCGCCAGAACCAGCAGCCAGGTCGCGGAAAGCGGATCGTGCAGGCACACCAGGTCGTCCTGCTGGGTGGGTCGCCCACCCCGGCAGCGCCCGGCGCCGACCGTGCCCCAGCACGGCGCGTCGATCGTCGCGATGTCGATCTGCTGCTCCACCGGTTGCTGCCGCCCCTCCGTCCACGCCGATGGCGTGGGCCTACGATACGGGGCTTGCGG is part of the Dyella thiooxydans genome and harbors:
- a CDS encoding FHA domain-containing protein, which codes for MNGPAPTHGRLSGTQGTRLFTAEELREYAVAFSPPVEERASVAQPVLAGRGPGFDKLRFPLRTGKQTIGRRSDNDIVLDDPSVSASHAWLINQQGHYVIMNTLSTNGVFVNGRRVHEAILRHGDRIRLGQAEFVFLTRERGVGRFGRVAWIAGAGVLLAGIGALAWWLH
- a CDS encoding YicC/YloC family endoribonuclease yields the protein MIRSMTAYASAELAGPTGALSCELRTVNHRYLEISPRLPDELRGFEPLLRERVAARLSRGKLDLTVRLRGEGRNDALQLNEGMLARLTELARELQPRFPTMQVEFTELLRFPGLLDRADVDNDALQTALFAVLDRALDALAATREREGAKTADMLRERLDAIERVVADVRGWMPEIRAALRARLESRLADLKQPADPGRLEQELVLQITRADVDEELDRLTTHIAEARRVLCLAEPVGRRLDFLMQEFNREANTLGSKSVDSRSTNAAVELKVLIEQMREQVQNIE
- the rdgB gene encoding RdgB/HAM1 family non-canonical purine NTP pyrophosphatase, which codes for MGRIVLASGNRGKLAEFGHLLADADFEVIAQGELGVEDVEETGLTFVENALLKARHAARVTGLPALADDSGLCVDVLDGAPGLYSARYAGGHGDSAANNARLLRTLDGRPDAERRAFFICVLVLLRHAEDPAPLVAEGRWHGRVLHAPRGEGGFGYDPLFLPDGHELAAAELDKALKNRISHRGQALAQLHARLADLAA
- a CDS encoding LysM peptidoglycan-binding domain-containing protein, giving the protein MTLSHVDSSTRHVPGPARRLIWLPLLLTLGGCAQLQGLLHPPPKVAPAPPAPPPAPVAAPAPPPVELHPLAWIVNRQLQRGHYEEGERYLRRYLEAHPGDRAAEDLLHQLTDDPRERLGPPAQVHEVQAGESFSTLAKRYLGDGRQFLILARYNGSDDPSRLWVGQKVKLPKSRRGEARSPTPAAAEVSSGSTAARSQALQRESLSLLRAGRETQAMAKLDDALKEDPGLASDRGAAGALRQQLVSTCHERAIVLYRDQKLTPAIALWDRVLAIEPGYEPAIAYRARALELQRRLKQL
- a CDS encoding PP2C family protein-serine/threonine phosphatase: MEQQIDIATIDAPCWGTVGAGRCRGGRPTQQDDLVCLHDPLSATWLLVLADGMGGEGAGELASAGVIAAAKSLWTRGDWRNLPGAVFLEQFCQEAHLELLRRGAALADASPRATIVALLLKGRHAFWAHVGDSRLYRIEHHRVAGCTEDHSLVQERVRRGELAADQAGSAPDQHQLLRGLGGARRPEVEHGYAPRRRDQRFALCSDGVWAHLSGAELAAFADYADPSLAVREALSLVLRRGRGEGDNAALILVRAEPAAFHVLASMRRAWSRILGRFAVPGHTRAPLSGRQVSLHDSEPR
- the hemW gene encoding radical SAM family heme chaperone HemW, translating into MALTAPPLSLYVHMPWCVKKCPYCDFNSHGLRDAPPPYADYIDVLLADLDADLADFGAALHGRPVVSVFFGGGTPSLFAPGLVARFLDGARERLPFVGNAEVTLETNPGTVEHGRFDGYLAAGVNRLSFGIQSFDDDKLKRLGRIHSAAEAEAAVKSAQDAGYANINLDLMYALPQQTLDGALADVARAVALAPTHISHYQLTLEPNTAFAANPPPLPDDDHAWAMQEACEAALADAGYRQYEISAYARPDRRCTHNLNYWRFGDYLGIGAGAHGKITDAAAGQVRRRWKQRLPRTYLEAAGGPARIGGDQAVDGDELPFEYMLNALRLIDGVPMDEFTAFTGLPPERIAVPLADARRRGWLIDDPARLATTPLGQRFLNDAIGAFLS
- a CDS encoding protein kinase domain-containing protein, encoding MLSAVRDPQRPKMLGRYRIEGLLGTGAMAVVYAGYDPQIEREVAIKCLHAGVAADEGYRRRFLVEARAAGHLSHPHIVTLFDAGQTDDGRPYIAMERLSGDTLASRAAKDGLPPLPTVIELAIQMASALDYAHAHGVVHHDIKPENIMLADGWRHAKIADFGIAERRGAQRNSGGPRTEVGGTPAYMAPEHLRGERTDARSDLYSLGVVLYWLLAGRLPWSETEDVLRLIEERQQSPLPPLEPMDVAAPSILIDIVHTLLAPDAATRYQRGSEVVADLQLAKREYERLHEQPLVGRIVSLRLRWSALLGVTLSLVLLVGMIAIYAMQGRAVSGLALDFGSSLGRMVASESAEDLLLGDHAATRALVEDMARNHQIRYLAIADRDGQVVASTQPREVGLGLPALPATPLARRGDIDSYREDRGGGDGLLLFNAPIQYQAANVGTLRLGISRTPLRAAQRTTLGVIVTVLGVTLVAVLFAAYVLFRRLLGPLALIGDAMLRVARGDLRYRIRLVRQDELGRLFAAFNLMAGALQSRQRRPLATRTQRSPGAVASLEGSHRPPTTRTRPSPGE
- the rph gene encoding ribonuclease PH translates to MQTVSRPSGRASDQLRPIAIERRFTRHAEGSVLVSFGDTRVLCTASIEDRVPPWLRGKGEGWITAEYGMLPRATHTRMQREAAKGGQGGRTMEIQRLIGRSLRACVNRQALGERVITLDCDVIQADGGTRTAAITGGYVALVDAVNHLMKRENLKRNPIIGAIAAVSVGIYKGQPVLDLDYAEDSDCDTDMNVVMNDGGGFIEVQGTAEGHAFRRDEMDALLALAEKGVDELVAAQRAALAEG